The following are from one region of the Methanoculleus caldifontis genome:
- a CDS encoding response regulator, giving the protein MISILFINGDPAHQMLAKIYLERSGGAAVTTAGRAGEALALLKAQAFDAVVTDYFLPDVDGAAFIAGIRSRWERLPVIVFSVWDRHEIGEEASAAGADALVHIGGMPIPLYQGLLAEIRAQVRRSTAGHL; this is encoded by the coding sequence ATGATATCGATTCTCTTCATCAACGGCGACCCCGCACACCAGATGCTTGCGAAGATTTACCTGGAGCGATCGGGCGGAGCGGCCGTCACGACCGCCGGACGGGCAGGGGAGGCCCTCGCCCTCCTGAAAGCACAGGCGTTCGATGCCGTCGTGACGGATTACTTCCTGCCGGACGTAGACGGTGCGGCGTTCATCGCCGGGATCCGGAGCAGGTGGGAGAGGCTGCCGGTCATCGTCTTCTCGGTCTGGGACCGTCACGAGATCGGGGAGGAAGCGTCCGCCGCCGGGGCCGATGCGCTGGTCCATATCGGGGGGATGCCGATTCCGCTTTACCAGGGCCTTCTTGCCGAGATCCGGGCGCAGGTCCGGCGCAGCACAGCCGGACATCTGTAG
- a CDS encoding methyl-accepting chemotaxis protein — MSEGEILDTLTRLRNGDLNARIDEEQVDPGMRPLAEMINATIERFRRQFEESAAVQAEAAALKRQFTQMIRDNPLAIAVLRADRSRIEINDEYARMWRGTREETLAKKLYDYDITVLDGEHFYACYETKKRARTNVLAKWPDGVKKYLALNAIPILDEKGEIEMAFYVWNDWTELHDRMEETGKAQARMDTMIRDNPLAIAILNRDRHRIEINRAYEAVWHGTRDELLNKNLSDFKPEILSGDGFYATFDEQRRMSNEFSVTLTDGTKKTLQLHGIPIFDEAGSVEMAFYIYVDVTEQRKKEGEVLQVMKDTGEVLDALETVPVMKIDRDFTVQMINKAGAALIDRKPADVVGMKCYDIFKTDHCRTPECRCARAMQSRRMERGEAVARPSGKEIPIMYDGTPLFDEKGSVVGAVEYVVDLTEVREKERQVQILMDEAQEKAKSLDRSVQDLAMALAAVAKGDLTRVVAIGEDDPLAKVKGDFNSAIGTIAAAIKEINRAIVQVEEGTAETGKGSEEIAKAAEQVSSTSQRCADLAKQVLARIEAVDRQMADLSASNEEIASTSQNVLERARNAARQGHQAQDLGDEASKKMQIVEGIAKQSVEEIEGLNAQMREINNIVKLITDIANQVNLLALNAAIEAARAGEHGRGFAVVAGEVRNLAGEAKSATRHIEQVIDGIQTSSQKTAAAIKSAHSEIETGVSSVNKTIEALNTIISEAEVVAHGLGEIARATEDQANATNSVVQGMAEGTLLTKDTQEQMDDLAALAEEASASTEEIGSAAHEISQMVGDLSTKMQRFRV; from the coding sequence ATGAGTGAAGGAGAGATACTCGATACCCTCACGAGGCTCCGGAACGGAGACCTGAACGCCCGGATTGACGAAGAGCAGGTAGACCCCGGGATGCGCCCCCTGGCGGAGATGATCAACGCAACGATCGAGCGGTTCAGAAGACAGTTCGAGGAATCTGCAGCCGTACAGGCCGAGGCCGCTGCGCTCAAGAGACAGTTTACGCAGATGATCCGCGACAACCCGCTTGCCATTGCGGTGCTTCGGGCCGACAGGAGCCGGATCGAGATCAACGACGAGTATGCCCGGATGTGGCGGGGCACCCGCGAGGAGACCCTCGCGAAGAAACTCTACGACTACGACATCACCGTCCTCGACGGCGAGCACTTCTACGCCTGCTACGAGACGAAGAAGCGGGCGAGGACGAACGTGCTCGCGAAGTGGCCCGACGGCGTCAAGAAGTACCTGGCCCTGAACGCCATCCCGATCCTCGACGAGAAGGGCGAGATCGAGATGGCCTTCTACGTCTGGAACGACTGGACGGAACTGCACGACAGAATGGAGGAGACCGGGAAGGCGCAGGCCCGGATGGACACGATGATCCGGGACAACCCCCTTGCCATTGCTATCCTGAACCGGGACCGCCACAGGATCGAGATCAACAGGGCGTATGAGGCGGTCTGGCACGGAACCCGCGACGAACTCCTGAATAAGAATCTCTCCGACTTTAAGCCCGAGATCCTCAGCGGCGACGGGTTCTACGCCACCTTCGACGAACAGCGCAGAATGTCCAACGAGTTCTCGGTCACACTCACCGATGGGACGAAAAAGACTCTCCAACTTCACGGCATCCCGATCTTCGACGAAGCGGGCAGCGTCGAGATGGCGTTCTACATCTATGTCGACGTCACCGAGCAGCGGAAGAAAGAAGGGGAAGTCCTGCAGGTGATGAAGGACACCGGAGAGGTGCTCGACGCTCTTGAGACGGTCCCGGTGATGAAGATCGACCGCGACTTCACGGTGCAGATGATCAACAAGGCCGGAGCCGCCCTGATCGACAGAAAACCGGCCGATGTCGTCGGGATGAAGTGCTACGATATCTTCAAGACCGACCACTGCCGGACCCCGGAGTGCCGGTGTGCCCGCGCGATGCAGTCGCGGCGGATGGAGCGCGGCGAGGCCGTCGCCCGGCCATCGGGGAAAGAGATCCCGATCATGTACGACGGAACCCCGCTCTTCGACGAGAAGGGCAGCGTGGTCGGGGCTGTCGAGTACGTCGTCGACCTGACGGAGGTCAGGGAGAAGGAGCGCCAGGTACAGATCCTGATGGACGAGGCGCAGGAGAAGGCCAAGTCCCTCGACAGGAGCGTGCAGGACCTTGCCATGGCCCTTGCTGCGGTCGCGAAGGGCGACCTGACCCGGGTCGTGGCAATCGGAGAGGACGACCCGCTGGCGAAGGTGAAGGGCGACTTCAACAGTGCCATAGGCACCATCGCAGCGGCAATCAAGGAGATCAACCGGGCGATCGTCCAGGTCGAGGAAGGGACCGCGGAGACTGGCAAAGGGTCGGAGGAGATCGCGAAGGCGGCCGAGCAGGTCTCGAGCACCAGCCAGCGGTGCGCCGATCTTGCCAAGCAGGTGCTTGCCCGGATCGAGGCCGTCGACCGGCAGATGGCCGACCTCTCGGCCTCGAACGAGGAGATCGCGAGCACCTCGCAGAACGTCCTCGAACGGGCCCGGAACGCGGCCCGGCAGGGCCACCAGGCGCAGGATCTCGGCGACGAGGCCTCAAAGAAGATGCAGATCGTCGAGGGGATCGCAAAGCAGAGCGTCGAGGAGATCGAGGGCCTGAACGCTCAGATGCGCGAGATCAACAACATCGTCAAGCTCATCACCGATATCGCGAACCAGGTCAACCTTCTCGCCCTGAACGCCGCGATCGAGGCCGCCCGGGCAGGAGAGCACGGGCGCGGGTTTGCGGTGGTCGCCGGGGAGGTCCGGAACCTCGCCGGGGAGGCGAAGAGCGCGACCCGGCACATCGAGCAGGTGATCGACGGCATCCAGACGAGCAGCCAGAAGACCGCGGCCGCGATCAAATCGGCGCACAGTGAGATAGAGACGGGGGTGTCGAGCGTGAACAAGACGATCGAGGCGCTCAACACCATCATCAGCGAGGCCGAGGTGGTCGCCCACGGCCTCGGCGAGATCGCCCGCGCCACCGAGGACCAGGCGAACGCCACGAACAGCGTCGTCCAGGGGATGGCGGAAGGCACGCTGCTGACCAAGGATACCCAGGAGCAGATGGACGACCTCGCGGCCCTCGCAGAGGAGGCGAGCGCCTCGACCGAGGAGATCGGGAGCGCCGCCCACGAGATCAGCCAGATGGTCGGGGACCTCAGCACGAAGATGCAGCGGTTCCGGGTCTGA
- a CDS encoding chemotaxis protein CheW: MTEITDVVEFRLGSGHYALDIQLAREIVEMIPITPLPRSPAYIQGIINLRGEITNIINLNILLGLADGEVIANRKIIVLVPEAAGGSNVGIIVDDVSSVRQVAGQDVDTMDSAVSASGYIKGIIKQGAEAEADDRNADRNNLTVWLDVRRLLQEQVMNT; encoded by the coding sequence ATGACAGAGATCACCGATGTGGTGGAGTTCCGGCTCGGAAGCGGGCACTACGCGCTGGACATCCAGCTTGCCCGGGAGATCGTGGAGATGATCCCGATCACTCCTCTCCCCCGCTCGCCCGCGTATATCCAGGGGATCATCAATCTCCGGGGCGAGATCACAAACATCATCAACTTAAATATCCTCCTCGGCCTCGCCGACGGCGAGGTCATCGCGAACAGAAAGATCATCGTTCTTGTCCCGGAGGCCGCCGGGGGGTCGAACGTCGGGATCATCGTCGACGACGTCAGCAGCGTCCGCCAGGTGGCCGGGCAGGACGTCGACACAATGGACAGCGCCGTCTCGGCATCCGGCTACATCAAAGGCATCATCAAGCAGGGCGCCGAGGCCGAGGCCGACGACAGAAACGCCGACCGGAACAATCTTACCGTATGGCTCGACGTCCGGCGGCTCCTGCAGGAGCAGGTGATGAACACCTGA
- a CDS encoding TetR/AcrR family transcriptional regulator yields MPKVVPEYKDEARRRIIEAAIAEADEKGFASLKMEDVAARLGISRATLYLYIKSRDDLVSSALFFIRSQLAGSLEGARSSDTLEGTLSAIFEKIIYPEGGTGMNAVMELFAGAVRDEQLQAAVRKNYRAMHDLIAGTLDEERTAGRLPADLDTDLSAKIIISVALGIRMGAAAGLERDEAERIWDAAVHRILAPRGSPAE; encoded by the coding sequence ATGCCGAAGGTCGTGCCCGAATATAAGGACGAGGCGAGGCGGAGGATCATCGAGGCCGCGATAGCCGAGGCCGACGAGAAGGGGTTTGCCAGCCTCAAGATGGAGGACGTCGCCGCCCGGCTCGGCATCTCCCGTGCGACGCTCTATCTCTATATCAAGAGCAGGGACGACCTCGTCTCGTCCGCACTTTTCTTCATCAGGTCGCAGCTGGCCGGGAGCCTGGAAGGTGCCCGCTCCAGCGATACGCTTGAGGGCACGCTCTCTGCTATCTTTGAGAAGATCATCTATCCCGAGGGCGGAACAGGGATGAACGCGGTCATGGAACTCTTTGCCGGCGCCGTGCGGGACGAGCAGCTTCAGGCGGCCGTCAGGAAGAACTACCGGGCCATGCACGACCTGATCGCCGGGACCCTCGATGAAGAGAGAACCGCGGGCCGCCTTCCCGCCGACCTCGACACGGACCTCTCCGCGAAGATCATCATCTCCGTCGCCCTCGGCATCAGGATGGGAGCGGCGGCGGGGCTCGAAAGGGACGAGGCAGAGCGGATCTGGGATGCGGCCGTCCACCGGATACTCGCGCCGCGGGGTTCTCCGGCAGAATAA
- a CDS encoding condensation protein — MTLPPVRYPAPAFDVFNVHFERIYDPTMHAVFLFDGGLDAGVLREATMRLIGSDPYLRSRYAEADGRPVWEEIPREQWEGAFAMAAAGGEEPLETPPPPLDVRAGPQVQVGLYRGAEGDIVAVTCHHGFCDASGAMSLARDLFAIYRGIAADPAFSPAPREAYERGTDRVLALYSAEERGRALAEEEPFVDRWRFPVERTGRGTARIASRTLAPGRLGRIKAFGKEHGATVNDVILGAFFLAFAKVRSDPADREAPRSILTSADLRRRHPALNGEKLPVNLSVAYEVTLPAGVGAELEDVVGQVAAVTARRKTGGTGVASILFYEEIVADGMPAVRAFFEEMNGRYRTSGLKNPVFSNLGIFDPGDYLPVPGEDGRMLDLLDVRYLPCVCWPYGFLMIASTFRDRLTLATAYEEGPYSTAAVERFLECVDEYLP; from the coding sequence ATGACTCTCCCGCCGGTCCGCTATCCTGCACCAGCCTTCGACGTCTTCAACGTCCACTTCGAGCGCATCTACGACCCGACGATGCACGCCGTCTTTCTCTTCGACGGCGGGCTCGATGCCGGGGTCCTGCGGGAAGCGACGATGCGGCTGATCGGGTCCGACCCCTACCTCCGGTCCCGTTACGCGGAGGCGGACGGACGGCCCGTCTGGGAGGAGATTCCCAGGGAACAGTGGGAAGGGGCGTTCGCTATGGCCGCGGCCGGCGGAGAGGAGCCGCTCGAGACGCCCCCGCCGCCACTCGACGTCCGTGCCGGGCCGCAGGTCCAGGTCGGGCTTTACCGGGGAGCGGAGGGGGATATCGTGGCCGTCACCTGCCACCACGGTTTCTGCGACGCCTCCGGCGCCATGAGCCTCGCCCGCGACCTCTTCGCGATATACCGGGGGATCGCGGCGGACCCGGCGTTCTCCCCCGCACCCCGCGAGGCCTACGAGCGGGGCACGGACCGCGTCCTCGCCCTCTACTCCGCGGAGGAGCGGGGCCGGGCGCTCGCCGAAGAGGAGCCCTTCGTCGACCGGTGGCGCTTCCCGGTCGAGCGGACCGGGAGAGGGACGGCCCGGATCGCCTCCCGGACGCTCGCCCCCGGACGGCTGGGGCGCATAAAGGCGTTCGGGAAGGAGCATGGGGCCACGGTGAACGACGTCATCCTGGGTGCATTCTTTCTCGCCTTCGCCAAAGTCCGGAGCGACCCCGCGGACCGGGAGGCGCCCCGGTCAATCCTGACCTCGGCCGACCTCCGGAGGAGACACCCCGCACTCAACGGGGAGAAACTCCCCGTGAACCTCTCCGTCGCCTACGAGGTCACGCTCCCCGCCGGGGTGGGGGCGGAGCTGGAGGATGTTGTCGGGCAGGTGGCGGCGGTGACGGCCCGGCGCAAGACTGGTGGCACCGGCGTCGCCTCCATCCTCTTCTACGAGGAGATCGTGGCGGACGGGATGCCGGCGGTGAGAGCGTTCTTTGAGGAGATGAACGGGAGATACCGGACGTCCGGCCTGAAGAACCCGGTCTTCTCGAACCTCGGCATCTTCGATCCCGGCGACTACCTCCCGGTCCCGGGGGAGGACGGGAGGATGCTCGACCTCCTCGACGTCCGATACCTTCCCTGCGTCTGCTGGCCCTACGGGTTCCTGATGATCGCCTCCACATTCCGCGACCGCCTGACCCTTGCGACGGCCTACGAGGAGGGGCCCTACTCGACGGCGGCCGTGGAGCGGTTTCTCGAGTGCGTGGACGAATACCTTCCCTGA
- a CDS encoding metallophosphoesterase has protein sequence MTRILAFSDLSWGTKERGAPGGRKVDRDSFLRLIEETDPEVIVFAGDGAYDRCSRSGLDETELFLGLLREIAAAGRHCVVVEGNNDDTMGTYGRVREAAEASPRIHEISGKRETVCGICFLGVPTRREKRMAGSAREEADIVVAHAPLADRVWLFDLPAACVVTGHYGMLVSEIAGKAYVALDCSPASYVTIEWEDGWRRIEYAAGACRITMRPGEGIAATGCDPALLRDLTEGTGPLPYPDEVEALRRAKEELATLGREEVFLRLLAMGIRKTHIERYLGSRGKRTRPAR, from the coding sequence ATGACGAGGATACTCGCGTTCAGCGATCTCTCCTGGGGGACGAAGGAGCGGGGCGCGCCCGGCGGCCGGAAGGTCGACCGGGACTCGTTCCTCCGCCTTATCGAGGAGACTGACCCGGAGGTCATAGTTTTCGCCGGGGATGGTGCCTACGACCGGTGCTCGCGCTCCGGGCTCGACGAAACGGAGCTCTTCCTCGGCCTCCTCCGCGAGATCGCGGCGGCGGGGAGGCACTGCGTCGTCGTCGAGGGGAATAACGACGACACGATGGGCACCTACGGCCGGGTCCGGGAGGCGGCGGAGGCGAGCCCCCGCATCCACGAGATCTCGGGGAAGAGGGAGACCGTCTGCGGCATATGTTTCCTCGGCGTTCCGACCAGGCGGGAGAAGAGGATGGCCGGGTCGGCCCGTGAGGAGGCCGATATTGTGGTGGCCCACGCACCTCTCGCCGACCGGGTCTGGCTCTTTGACCTCCCCGCGGCGTGTGTCGTCACCGGCCACTATGGTATGCTGGTCTCAGAGATCGCCGGGAAAGCCTACGTCGCCCTCGATTGCTCCCCGGCCTCCTACGTGACGATCGAGTGGGAGGACGGGTGGCGGCGGATCGAATACGCTGCCGGGGCATGCCGGATCACCATGCGCCCGGGGGAGGGGATCGCCGCGACCGGGTGCGACCCGGCGCTCCTCCGCGACCTGACGGAGGGGACGGGCCCGCTCCCTTATCCCGACGAAGTCGAGGCGCTACGGCGGGCGAAAGAGGAACTTGCGACCCTCGGCCGCGAGGAGGTCTTTTTGCGCCTGCTCGCGATGGGGATCAGAAAGACGCACATCGAGCGGTACCTCGGCAGTCGTGGGAAGAGGACCCGTCCCGCACGGTAG
- a CDS encoding PAS domain S-box protein: MDTYWKETLRIRELLNAHPRGMTISELSRRLQVTRNSVAKYLDVLLSTGQIEMQKIGSAKLYFLSERIPLSALLYLHSDAMVVLDDEGRIVLANDPFLNLAAVSRESILDQEARALDIAPLNDPRIVSAIGTLSRGPLTVPNLVHVDGDVGAYLRVKIFPTVLEGGRPGTSIVFEDVTDQIRVHLELGTERARLRAIFDSAPEAIVVTDEDGRVRMLNPAAESLGIAPRLSDREDETAASSQIRHPCDRTCDPHDLPLVRSAKHGETVRGVHLRLVCTDGEDREILANTAPITEASGRRIGAVGIFQDVTREKRTKEALRASQERYRVLVENSPDMIATHDGEKYLFINPAGLRLLGAEKQEDVLGKPVTQFLHPDSHDVMQIRLGQLQNRTENIPLVEVKLLRLDGTVVDAESSGHTLVHEGRTLMQIVVRDITRRKQAEKALRTSESQIRLALQGAPIALSHQDTDLRYTWAFNASIGFCREEIVGSTDDDLFAAEDAALLTTIKRRVLASGSGAREEVCLEIGRERRCYDLTVEPLRDERGGTTGVQCAIHDITRQKRMAEELYTSEERAWALLNAPQESALLLDRERTILALNEVAAGRFGRSTEDLIGKQVDYLLPRDLAIARREKSEMVFTSGRPLHFLDERDGRAFENTLFPVRDAGGNVHQLAIFARDVTMQKQLEAARREACDRIRRSVDALTIQSDGIRQPLQVILALADLMDDEETGGKIRNQIRRIDALIREIDRGGAEFSEIREALRRVGPDRETSLPGA, encoded by the coding sequence ATGGATACCTACTGGAAAGAGACGTTACGGATACGGGAACTGCTGAACGCACATCCACGGGGCATGACCATCTCCGAACTCTCACGCCGACTGCAGGTTACCAGAAACTCCGTGGCAAAATACCTCGACGTCCTCCTCTCGACCGGCCAGATCGAGATGCAGAAGATCGGCTCGGCGAAACTCTACTTCCTTTCCGAGCGGATTCCGCTCTCCGCTCTCCTTTACCTCCATTCCGACGCCATGGTGGTCCTGGACGACGAAGGCCGCATCGTCCTTGCAAACGATCCGTTCCTGAACCTCGCGGCCGTATCACGCGAGAGCATCCTCGACCAGGAGGCGCGGGCACTCGATATCGCCCCGTTAAACGATCCCCGGATCGTCTCCGCTATCGGGACCCTCTCCCGGGGACCGCTGACCGTCCCGAACCTGGTCCACGTGGACGGGGACGTCGGGGCCTACCTGCGGGTGAAGATCTTCCCCACGGTCCTTGAGGGAGGGAGGCCGGGGACCAGCATCGTGTTCGAGGACGTCACCGACCAGATACGCGTCCACCTGGAACTCGGCACCGAGCGCGCCCGGCTGAGAGCGATCTTTGACAGCGCACCGGAAGCGATCGTGGTGACCGACGAGGACGGCAGGGTCCGGATGCTGAATCCCGCAGCGGAGAGTCTTGGCATTGCACCGAGGCTCTCGGACCGAGAAGACGAAACGGCGGCGTCTTCACAGATCCGGCACCCCTGTGACCGGACATGCGACCCGCACGACCTGCCTCTCGTCCGGTCCGCAAAGCACGGCGAGACCGTCCGCGGGGTGCATCTCCGGCTCGTCTGCACGGACGGGGAAGACCGGGAGATCCTTGCCAACACCGCGCCGATCACCGAAGCCTCCGGCCGGAGGATCGGCGCGGTCGGGATCTTCCAGGACGTCACCCGGGAGAAACGTACCAAAGAGGCTCTCCGGGCGAGCCAGGAGCGTTACCGGGTGCTGGTCGAGAACTCTCCCGATATGATTGCGACCCACGATGGGGAGAAGTACCTCTTCATCAACCCTGCCGGCCTCCGGCTGCTCGGCGCGGAGAAGCAGGAGGACGTCCTCGGAAAGCCGGTGACGCAGTTTCTCCACCCGGACTCACACGACGTGATGCAGATCCGGCTCGGGCAATTACAGAACCGGACCGAGAACATCCCCCTGGTCGAGGTGAAGCTGCTTCGCCTGGACGGCACCGTGGTCGACGCAGAGTCGTCGGGCCATACGCTCGTGCATGAAGGCAGGACCCTGATGCAGATCGTCGTCCGCGACATCACCAGGCGCAAGCAGGCCGAGAAGGCGTTGCGAACGAGCGAATCCCAGATCAGGCTCGCCCTCCAGGGCGCACCGATCGCCCTCTCCCACCAGGACACCGATCTCCGCTACACGTGGGCATTCAACGCTTCCATCGGGTTCTGCCGCGAAGAGATCGTCGGCAGCACCGACGACGACCTCTTCGCGGCCGAAGATGCCGCACTCCTCACAACGATAAAGCGGCGGGTTCTTGCGAGCGGAAGCGGAGCGCGGGAAGAGGTGTGCCTGGAGATCGGGAGAGAGAGGCGCTGCTACGACCTGACTGTGGAGCCGTTGCGGGACGAAAGGGGAGGGACGACCGGAGTCCAGTGCGCCATCCACGATATCACCCGGCAGAAGCGGATGGCGGAGGAGTTGTATACCAGTGAGGAGAGGGCGTGGGCGCTCCTGAACGCACCGCAGGAGTCCGCACTGCTCCTCGATCGCGAGAGGACCATCCTCGCGCTGAACGAAGTGGCGGCCGGGAGGTTCGGCCGGAGTACGGAGGACCTCATCGGAAAGCAGGTGGACTACCTGCTCCCGCGGGATCTCGCGATAGCCCGCAGGGAGAAGAGCGAGATGGTCTTTACGTCGGGACGGCCGCTCCATTTCCTCGATGAGCGGGACGGCAGGGCGTTCGAGAACACCCTCTTCCCCGTCAGGGACGCGGGGGGCAACGTCCACCAGCTCGCGATCTTCGCCCGCGACGTCACGATGCAGAAGCAGCTCGAAGCAGCCCGGCGGGAGGCCTGTGACCGTATCCGGCGGAGCGTCGATGCACTCACCATCCAGAGTGACGGTATCCGCCAGCCCCTCCAGGTGATCCTCGCCCTGGCGGACCTTATGGACGACGAGGAGACCGGCGGAAAGATCCGGAACCAGATCAGACGGATCGATGCGCTCATCAGGGAGATTGACCGGGGAGGGGCAGAGTTTTCCGAGATCCGCGAAGCCCTCCGCAGGGTAGGGCCGGACCGGGAGACAAGCCTCCCTGGAGCATGA
- a CDS encoding SAM-dependent methyltransferase: MEMRTFSVKPVGTVHADEGSFWIEIAGPFRPALKGLEGFSHIQVLWWGDRTDTEERRSETVCTKPYTRGPETIGIFATRSPVRPNPIALSAAPVLGVDPAAGIVRVAYIDADDGTPVLDIKPYLPCADRVRDVEVPAWSSHWPEWYEENEGFDWAAEFNFEE, encoded by the coding sequence ATGGAGATGCGCACGTTCAGCGTCAAACCGGTCGGCACCGTGCATGCCGACGAAGGATCGTTCTGGATCGAGATTGCCGGGCCGTTCCGGCCCGCCCTCAAGGGGCTCGAGGGGTTCAGCCACATCCAGGTCCTCTGGTGGGGCGACCGGACCGATACGGAGGAGCGCCGGAGCGAGACCGTCTGCACGAAACCCTACACCAGGGGCCCGGAGACGATCGGGATCTTCGCGACCCGGTCGCCGGTCCGGCCGAACCCGATCGCGCTCTCGGCGGCCCCGGTGCTCGGCGTCGATCCCGCTGCGGGCATCGTCAGGGTGGCGTATATCGACGCCGACGACGGCACGCCGGTGCTGGACATCAAGCCCTACCTCCCGTGCGCCGACCGGGTCAGGGATGTGGAGGTGCCGGCATGGTCCTCCCACTGGCCGGAGTGGTACGAGGAGAACGAGGGGTTCGACTGGGCGGCGGAGTTCAACTTCGAGGAGTGA